From one Rhodamnia argentea isolate NSW1041297 chromosome 1, ASM2092103v1, whole genome shotgun sequence genomic stretch:
- the LOC115747087 gene encoding uncharacterized protein LOC115747087: protein MLLDRMATDNERSDSEMEKMLLIYKSFMARVTKFDEAAAAGSRFLVSFQQGLELLRRPALDGSSILLKNIIKANETERLTSYFNAGCIHANDGSQSLTKLRTCVLGLHGLVNTAKTILIELEGHLEDVLKVLEAANEYLLPSQDEDIDDKLMGEVISADKEGTASSDSGRPDLTEYATMMGIIYSMIKQDFVMQEKIATALNLKLSSGELETYCTMWSLRPFIDDEIMHQAWSFIP from the exons ATGTTGTTGGACAGAATGGCAACCGACAATGAGAGATCAGATTCTGAGATGGAGAAGATGTTACTGATTTACAAAAGTTTTATGGCTAG GGTCACAAAATTTGATGAAGCGGCAGCTGCAGGAAGCAGGTTTCTTGTGAGCTTTCAACAAGGGCTAG AATTGCTTCGACGGCCTGCTTTAGACGGAAGTTCTATTTTACTCAAGAATATTATCAAAGCTAACGAAACAGAGAGGCTCACATCATACTTCAACGCTGGATGTATCCATGCCAATGATGGGTCCCAGAGTTTGACAAAGT TACGTACTTGTGTACTTGGTCTTCATGGCCTTGTGAATACAG CCAAAACTATACTGATTGAACTTGAGGGTCATCTAGAGGATGTACTCAAGGTCTTAGAAGCTGCGAATGAGTATTTGTTACCATCTCAGGATGAAGACATTGATGATAAATTGATGGGGGAAGTGATTAGTGCCGACAAG GAGGGAACTGCATCATCTGATTCTGGGAGACCTGATCTCACAGAGTATGCTACCATGATGGGTATTATTTACAGTATGATTAAACAAGACTTTGTCATGCAG GAAAAAATTGCAACTGCTCTGAATCTGAAGCTATCATCCGGAGAGTTAGAAACCTATTGCACTATGTGGTCTCTGCGTCCTTTCATTGATGATGAAATCATGCATCAGGCTTGGTCATTCATTCCTTGA
- the LOC115747027 gene encoding putative pentatricopeptide repeat-containing protein At5g65820: MHFFSRALPHGYKSCTQLSYSKLNVPFIHSSWFFEIPKFDSSTPSIHQQFRSFEIPSQPNPNYIPTKPGSCNTSQADSKTGPGLVYLENIHDDRADEGRHDEFAADVEKIYRILRKFHSRAPKMELALQESGIIMRSGLTERVLNRCGDAGNLGYSFFVWASKQPSYRHSYDVYKAMIRILGKMRHFGAVWALLEEMRKENPQLISPELFIILMRRFASSRMVKKAIEVLDEMPKYGCEPDEYAFGCLLDALCKNGSVKEAAALFGEMKYRFTPGIKHFTSLLYGWCREGKLMEAKHVLVQMREAGFEPDIVVYNNLLSGYARVQKMGDAYDLLKEMKRKGCEPNTASYTTLIQALCSREKMEEAARMLLEMHRSNCEADGVTYTTLISGFCKCGKLDNAYELLDRMIQRGHTPCATTYLHIMLAHEKREELEECLELIEEMKKIGCVPDVSVYNVVIRLACKLADIKEGVELWNQMEASGLSPGLDSFVIMIHGLVAHDHLVEACDYFKELVGRGLLSAPNYGTLKDLLNSLLRAGKLEMAKDVWNCIVTKGCDLNVYAWTIWIHALFSNGHVKEACSYCLDMMDADVMPQPDTFAKLMRGLRKLYNRQIAAEITEKVRKMAVDRQVTFKMYKRRGERDLKEKIKAKRDGRKTRAQRRRRGRGRVHAKADISSGLS; the protein is encoded by the coding sequence ATGCATTTCTTTTCGAGAGCACTTCCTCATGGGTACAAAAGTTGTACTCAATTATCTTATTCGAAGTTGAATGTTCCCTTCATTCATAGCAGTTGGTTCTTTGAGATCCCCAAATTTGATTCTTCTACACCCTCCATCCATCAGCAGTTTCGTTCCTTTGAAATCCCATCACAACCCAATCCAAATTACATACCAACCAAACCTGGGAGCTGCAACACTTCTCAAGCAGACTCAAAAACTGGACCTGGCCTTGTCTACCTTGAAAACATCCATGATGATCGTGCAGATGAAGGGAGGCATGATGAGTTTGCAGCAGATGTGGAAAAGATATATAGGATTCTGAGGAAGTTTCACTCTAGAGCTCCCAAAATGGAGCTCGCCTTGCAAGAATCTGGAATCATCATGCGGTCAGGATTGACAGAGCGAGTGTTGAACCGCTGTGGTGATGCAGGCAATTTGGGTTACAGCTTCTTTGTGTGGGCTTCAAAGCAGCCGAGTTATAGGCATAGCTATGACGTCTATAAAGCAATGATTAGGATTTTAGGGAAAATGAGGCATTTCGGTGCTGTCTGGGCATTACTCGAGGAGATGAGAAAGGAGAACCCTCAGTTGATATCACCGGAGCTGTTCATTATCTTGATGAGGAGGTTTGCTTCATCCAGAATGGTAAAAAAAGCAATAGAAGTCCTGGATGAGATGCCCAAGTATGGCTGTGAGCCAGATGAATACGCATTTGGTTGCTTGTTGGATGCTTTGTGTAAAAATGGTAGTGTAAAAGAAGCAGCTGCTTTGTTCGGAGAAATGAAATATCGGTTCACACCAGGTATTAAGCATTTCACATCACTGCTGTATGGCTGGTGTAGAGAAGGGAAGCTTATGGAGGCAAAACATGTGTTGGTGCAAATGAGAGAAGCTGGTTTTGAACCAGATATTGTTGTCTACAATAATCTCCTGAGCGGATATGCACGAGTGCAGAAAATGGGGGATGCATACGATCTGTTGAAAGAGATGAAGCGAAAGGGTTGTGAGCCTAACACAGCTTCTTATACTACTCTAATACAAGCTCTATGTTCCCGAGAAAAAATGGAGGAGGCTGCACGCATGTTGCTTGAGATGCACAGGAGCAACTGCGAAGCAGATGGTGTGACGTACACTACACTGATTAGTGGCTTTTGCAAATGCGGTAAACTTGATAATGCTTACGAGCTATTGGATCGGATGATACAGCGAGGTCATACTCCATGCGCAACAACTTATTTGCATATTATGTTGGCTCATGAGAAGAGGGAGGAGCTGGAAGAGTGTTTGGAACTCAtcgaggaaatgaagaagattgGTTGTGTTCCTGACGTTAGCGTCTATAATGTGGTGATCAGGTTAGCATGTAAGTTGGCCGATATTAAGGAGGGTGTTGAGCTTTGGAATCAAATGGAAGCAAGTGGCCTTAGTCCAGGTCTGGACAGTTTTGTTATCATGATTCATGGACTTGTTGCACATGATCATCTAGTTGAAGCATGCGATTATTTTAAAGAGTTGGTCGGAAGAGGTCTTCTATCAGCTCCGAATTATGGCACATTGAAAGACTTGCTCAATTCTCTTTTAAGAGCTGGAAAACTTGAAATGGCTAAAGATGTTTGGAATTGCATCGTGACGAAAGGATGTGATCTCAATGTTTATGCCTGGACAATCTGGATTCATGCACTCTTCTCAAATGGGCATGTTAAAGAGGCGTGTTCATATTGCTTGGACATGATGGATGCAGATGTGATGCCGCAGCCAGATACATTTGCTAAGCTCATGCGGGGTCTTAGGAAGCTGTATAACCGACAAATTGCGGCAGAGATAACCGAGAAAGTGAGAAAGATGGCTGTGGATAGACAGGTCACTTTTAAGATGTACAAAAGGCGAGGCGAGAGagacttgaaagaaaaaatcaaggcAAAAAGGGATGGGAGGAAGACGAGGGCTCAGAGACGCCGGCGGGGGCGGGGCCGGGTCCATGCTAAAGCGGATATCTCATCAGGGCTTAGTTGA